The following proteins are co-located in the Siansivirga zeaxanthinifaciens CC-SAMT-1 genome:
- a CDS encoding COX15/CtaA family protein: MKKHIHTIAKIALITTYLVIFAGAFVRMTGSGMGCPDWPKCFGYYIPPTERTQLEWQQNHTYNKGQVIILNETLQVAKTSFTTSSVFNKSNWEPYTKHDYAIFNPLHTWVEYINRLLGVLAGFATLILAVAAFSYWKNNKAIPLLSVFIVLGMGFQAWLGKTVVDSNLAPLKITIHMVMALLIVACILYIVFKTKPNKTEFKTNTKFKNVLIIASILTLIQIVLGTQVRQFVDEQTKIFGDENAILWLNNPTITFYIHRSFSIIVLLVNGYLLYLVKKSHLNYTKINWVMAILIVEVISGIAMAYLHFPFGSQTLHLVLACILFGLQYYLILEAFNTKNKLQTL, translated from the coding sequence ATGAAAAAACATATTCATACCATTGCTAAAATTGCTTTAATAACAACTTACTTAGTGATTTTTGCTGGTGCTTTTGTTAGAATGACTGGTAGTGGTATGGGTTGCCCCGATTGGCCAAAATGTTTTGGCTATTACATCCCACCTACCGAGCGAACACAGTTAGAATGGCAACAAAACCATACGTATAACAAAGGACAGGTTATTATTTTAAATGAAACCTTACAAGTTGCTAAAACCTCGTTTACAACCTCCAGCGTTTTTAATAAATCGAATTGGGAACCTTACACAAAACACGATTATGCTATTTTTAATCCTTTGCATACTTGGGTAGAATATATTAATCGTTTGTTGGGCGTTTTGGCCGGTTTTGCAACATTAATTCTAGCTGTAGCCGCTTTTTCGTATTGGAAAAACAATAAAGCAATTCCGTTACTTTCGGTTTTTATTGTTTTGGGTATGGGATTTCAAGCTTGGTTGGGCAAAACAGTAGTCGATTCTAATTTAGCGCCCTTAAAAATAACCATTCACATGGTTATGGCTTTGCTTATTGTGGCTTGTATTCTGTATATCGTTTTTAAAACAAAGCCTAACAAAACCGAGTTTAAAACAAATACTAAATTTAAAAACGTATTAATAATAGCATCCATTTTAACTTTAATTCAAATTGTTTTAGGTACTCAAGTACGTCAATTTGTAGATGAACAAACTAAAATTTTTGGTGATGAAAATGCTATTTTGTGGTTAAATAACCCAACCATTACGTTTTATATTCACCGTTCGTTTTCAATAATTGTACTTTTGGTAAACGGTTATTTATTGTATTTGGTTAAAAAATCGCATTTAAACTACACTAAAATAAACTGGGTTATGGCTATTTTAATTGTAGAGGTTATCTCAGGCATTGCGATGGCATACTTACATTTTCCGTTTGGCAGCCAAACCTTGCACCTTGTTTTAGCATGCATACTATTTGGTTTACAATATTACTTAATTTTAGAAGCCTTCAATACCAAAAACAAATTACAAACTTTGTAA